tttaataaaaattatatttatgAATGGCAAATAAATAGTGGTAGGGATTGTGTAgagattgaaattttttcgtcCATTTAAACGGATAGTTCTaatatttgataataatagatggatttaaaaattaacaacaacggcaTCACCATGCATGAAAGCGTTGTATGATAGCGGCCAGCATGTTTTGTGTGATCGATTTATGtatccaaaaaaagaaacgttCAGATCGAAAATTATCAGGCAAGATTGTTAGCTTTccttttatcgatttttaaTGCCAACTAACTAACACAGAcaaaccataataataataaccccGAATAAGGAATTTATGACCATCATACATCATCGACTAATCGATTCccacatatgatgattttttggaatcgttttgtttgtttgtttgttgtttttcattgtcattcaaattaaaaaacaacaagcaaaatttgaaattttgaattatcCATTTATAAACACGATAGATGGCGCCAGGTTTTCTAtagtgggaaaaaaatattttcaattcgatcatcaaatgttcatggtctttattttttttttttacatttccaAACTGAAAAATTGTTAAACGTTGTggattttaaattgaaaagaaaaatttcattttttcgttctcgaacaacaacaacaacaacattgtgaAACTAACTCGATAAATGGAAAACATAAAATCGCTAtttttgttcgattttttttaatacaatgtgaatacaaacacaaaaacaccGCGCAATTCTTGCatggttttttcatttgttattgaagaaatttgaaaaaaaacaattttgtttctcatGCAATAAGGCATTTCGATGCGTCTTGTCACCAAtcgataaattatcatttttcatttttgacaGATTTTAGAACCAATAAATTTAAAGTTAACCAATTTAATAGtaaaatgtttaaaaataTATTTGGTTGAAATATCTAGTTGTTTACGATAGCAatgaaaaatcgattatttatTGCCATACACTAAATGCACTGTTTCCGGTGATTTCTTTGAAAACAGAATGATTTCAAACATTAATTACCAacatgaatcaattttttttcattttgagaTGCGagtttcaccatcatcagtcGTTATACAGTCAAATACAGTACaactccaaaaaaaatctaccaCCATTGAATtgtgtggaaaaaaagaaagaaatggaaaaaatttaccaaaCATTCAAcgttaatttttcttctcatgTAAATGACCAATCAAATAAACCAACACatccaatgataatcaatatcatggctttaatgatgaaaatcaatcgcataaaaataatttttccatcatcatcgaaaaaatttgtaaagaTTGGCAATACAATGAATGACTTTTTTAAATGTCTGAAATATTACATATTTCGTTTGGAATATTCAATagatgattatcaaaatcGCAGCATTCCATGGACATATCAAACATTTCGTCGTTCAATATGGTTAACATTAAGTTTTTGGTTGAATATCGTGTGTATTTCtcattttgtcatttatCCAAccagaattgaattgaaagtattgcaaaattttgaatcacaATTCCATTTACAACGGTCTTATCTTATTTTTTCACACTTGTTATTCGCATTTATCATGCTCGAATATTTATGGTTTGATTTATTTCGCGAAATTTTAACATATAAATTTAAAGTTAACGaagtgataaaaaaatatagtcgttttaatgatgatgaattggaaCCAGAATATCGTGGTTATTTGTCACGTTTTGTTCAAATCGGTAATCTAACATCAAATGTATTGAatgttgtcattttcattgtcttGGTCAAAATTTATCTATTAGTCATTTatcgttttcattcattctatcaaaatgatgaaatatcgatgttttttatgatcaattttattatactAAATACTAATTCAATACATCATTTGCAATATTTAAACGGTCAATTATTCGGTGTTATGAGGTATCtattatattttattgaattatcaaaattacgaatgaaaataatgatttcgCAATTACgacaattttgttgtcgtggtaaattatcatcgatcaatTATCGACTATTTTGGCCAATGTTCACGAAAGAATATGTTCAACTTTATTATGAAGTGGCCATATCCAATAAAACGATTAGTGGTATTTTTCTCGATATTGAAATCATACCGAAATCAGCGATTATATTTGGCAGTTTGTTTTATAGCAAACAAATCCAGATGAATGtatacaatacaataattgtcatattttttctGTCACCATTCATCTATACAAATGGATTGTATTCACGAGTGACTCAATTTCCACATTTCAATCAGCTTGGCAGCCGTATAATGATGCAATGGATAGGCCGAacacaacaactacaacgaAACAATATTCGTCTTTCTCCAAGAAATGTGATTAAAACAAATCTATTTGCACAGACAAtgtcaaataatcaatttggtATCAGTTGTGGACAGgtgtttttcatcacaaaatataaatacacagaattgtttttaatgaattttgtcatgattattatgttttATGAGAAAATATTCATGTAATCACTGAGAATCTATTGTCttatttatatgatgattctttttcttgttgtagttgttgtattttttgttgatgttttgatGATCGTGAATGTCTAATAAGATTATATTTATGAAtggcaaataaaaatatgtgCAAAAGCGTTGTATGATTTTTCGTGCGCTATAGCGCcatttgattttcgttttgattagttttgtttctaaaaaaaatttttgtcatgAATTTATctaatcaacaataacaacgaaaGCAGattattcgaatcaaatcactGATTcgacattttgtttttgtttttgttttttttcaatgaaaaatccacaatcaataatcgataatgatgattagattattgttatttacATGGTATGGGCAATTTAATTActggaaacattttttcaatatttaccTTAAATCAATTTCAGCATCGATCTGGCTTTTTTCCCAATTTTggccaaacaacaaacaacatggGTATATTAAATTtggattcaaaatcaataacgACAACACAACCAGCACCGGTTGTCAATCTagatgatattgaaaaagaagcacgaaaaagattgaaaaaatctgcatttgattattatcgaagTGGTGCCACTAATGAATATACATTACGTGAAAATGATCGTGCATTTCAACGAATTCTCATAAGACCACGTGTATTGGCGAATGATGTTTCCCAAAGATCCATTTCGACCACTGTACTTGGCATACCAATCAGTTTTCCAGTATGTGTTGCACCGACAGCAATGCAAAAAATGGCCAACGAAATGGGTGAAATAGCCAATGCCCGTGCATGTCAAGCTGAAGCAACAATAATGACATTATCCACTATTTCTACAACGTCATTAGAAGATGTTGCACGTGCAACACCGAATTCtgccaaattttttcaactttaTATCTATAAAAATCGTGATCTTACCAGACAATTAGTTAAACGTGCTGAACAGGCTGGATATCGTGCTCTTGTATTGACTGTTGATACACCATTCATGGGTCAACGTTATGCTGATGAACGTAATCAATTTACATTACCACCAAATTTACGTATGGCAAATTTTCCGAAAGATCAAGAAGAATCAAATCGTATTCAAAAAGTTTCTAGTAATGAACCATCATCTGGTCTAACGGAATATACAAGCCAattatttgatcaatcaCTGACATGGAAAGATGTCGATTGGTTGAAAAGTATAACACGACTGCCGATTATAACGAAAGGAATTATGACACCTGAAGATGCATTATTAGCATTGGAACATGGTGTCGATGCAATTCTCGTTTCAAATCATGGTGGTCGTCAATTGGATACCGTTCCGGCAACTATTGATGTATTACCCGATATAATCAACGTGGTACGTGGTCGTTGTGAAGTCTATCTTGATGGTGGTATACGTCGTGGAACGGATATTTTCAAAGCAATAGCATTAGGTGCACGTGCTGTTTTCATCGGTCGTCCAATGGTTTATGGTTTGGCTTataatgtatgtgtgtattgtgttttttttattgatttgaaaatctgCTAATAAATTCTATCACAATTATTCAGGGTGTCGATGGGGCAAGACGTGTACTACAAATTTTGCgcaatgaatttgataaaaCAATGGCACTATCCGGTTGTTCTCGTTTGGAAcatattaatcaatcaatgttgattAGAAGAAAACAATTGACTGCTAAACTTTAGTCATTTCGAACACTGCCGTTAGATGGAGTGCCACAGTCCAATATAGtcgatatatttattttattttttgtaaaattttttgaaaacaacaacaaacaataaacaaaaacaacagctatttaataaaaataaaagctATTCAGATTGAATATCGATAAATTGTTCGATCGGAACATCCAACATACAACAATCAGCTTCGGCTGAACCAGTATCGTTTTGTCGACATTTTTcacaatcattttgttcTTCATTGgccattgaaattttgattggtggaaaaattttcaatgattgattttgtaaTCGTTTTAAACGTTCATGttcgaaattaatttttccattctttgTGATTCTTGGAGTATTCGATTCTGAAGATGTTGAAGACATGTTCACTGTGAAAATTTCCACAAAATCAAACTCATAGAATTTCTCTTCGAAATTATCTTTGcgttgttggtgttgatgttgattgaaaaatttttgcatacgatttctcatcatcatcgatttcgttggaaattttttcaaaaataaaatgcagtaaaacattgaaatttagttgagcattttttttatatcgaaCTATGATCGATGGATATGAGTCACGATagcaatttaaaaaaaaatttaaaatttaaaatttattcaaacaaaacatcgagcatcaaatcaaaatcataatcgGCTAAAACGTCATTTTTGAATGCGACTTGATGACTAgctatttcaatttcatcaacacaattattatcatcattcttgcCTTTGTCTTTTTGTGGTGATGAGGATTCGTCGTgtttagcatcatcatcatcatcataataaaccGGTAATGATTGCCTGGCTAATTGTTTTTGCCTttccaattcaaaatttatttttctacgACTTTGATTCTGTGACGATCCAACGACGCCGATGGATGTTtttgtcaataataaatccagaatttcaatatcattcaattcattgtaACGCGATTCGAATGTATCGAATgctgaatcttttttttcttgatgagTAGAATTTCTATTATCAAATAGATTATTTTTACGaatcttttttctcatttaccATTTACTACTTATTTGCataacattttatttatttgcgGTATTTGTTTTATGAAATtagactattttttttttttttaaatttaattttaatttttaatttttttcaaaaatagtTTGCAAGAATCTCGGGCACTCGACTTGGTTTTGGTCTGCAAATtagaattttcttctttttcttgtcattcgatttaccatcatcatcagtgtttgtcgatatttttttccttgaatCCATTGAACGTAATCGTTCGATAAACTCgtttaaatcattttgttgttgttgctgttgacgTGCTTTTTGTCTTTCATGACGAAGTCGAATCAAATCAGCTGTAAATGgtgaaattttatcattttcatgtgattcatcatcatcatcaattctgATTGGTAATTCTGGTGAATGAAATacgtcatcgtcgtcgtggtctagtgattgttgttcacgcatagaatcatcatcatcatcgatagaTGTCATTGTAAATTCTTTTGAAATGgaacttttttcttcatggccataataatcatctatTGAACTTGGCTCATCATAATCGTCATCagcataatcatcatcataattgctGTCACTTGATGAAGCTCCAATCCGACTATtacatgttgatgattcagattcagattcaaattcagttgcaaatgattcatcataatcatcatcatcaaatgttgtCGATGGTATCGATATTGAATCGATAGTTTCTTCCATCATATCCATcattgtcaatgtttttggtgttggtttttgttcgtcatcatttttttcatcacgttgttgttcatcatgatgatgatgatcaccatcaacatttggatcgttgttgttttgggtTACATAACAATCTTCAAACAATGGTAAGATACTtggttccatttttttcgagcGATGaacagcaaaaacaaaaaaatacaaattaaaaatattgataaaagTCGAAAGAGCACGAATTTttatagaaagaaaaaggaaattcgaagtttttttcatttatttaaatttaactTTAAATTAAGTcattaatataataaaacgacgatattcaattcgattttcGAATCGATTCAAACAATGTTTTTAGTGATCCAGTCTAGATAATATTTTGGCCGTGTAAAGACGCTCATATATTCACCAGGTGGACATTTACTTGGACCCCATGATACGATACCGGTCAATTTTCGATTAGCCGATACTAATGGACCGCCAGAATCGCcctatgtttgtttttttttttttttttttggagcgagaattagaattttcaacaaattcgaatttttctcatgaaaaaaaaacaaaaaaacttacatTACAACCTGATTGTGTTTTATCCAATGCACAAATCATACCAGGATGAATAGCATTGATAGAGCcccatttttcattacaacGATCATTACCAACAATAGTCATTGAACCTTTTTGTAATTTATCTGGCAGATCTTTGCCATTACCATCCGTCAGGCCCCAACCATAAATAGTTACTTTATCGCCATCAACGATATCATcggtttcaatttcaatcatttgaacATTTGTACTTGGTACTACTGGTTttgataatattaataatgatatatcATTCTGTATGGTATCAGGATCATATGATTCATGttgaatgattgtttttaCTTTAAGATCACCATAACTTGATGATGTACGTTGATTTGTTCCATAACGAACTGAAAGTGATGATGCTTTTTGtctagaatgatgatgatgagaattgtAATTGTAAATGAGAACAATCCATAaactaataatgaaaaacttaCCCATAAGTACAATGAGCAGCTGTGACTACGGTTGATTCTGAAATCAATGAACCACCGCACATATGacttttcattattaaataatctttcaataatgaaatttgaaatggtGCTTCAGCTAAATCGGCATCTTGGCCACCAACAACACCGGCAATAGGACTATCACCAATTTTTGAAcgagaaaattcatttgaatcaagaTATGCCCATTTTGGTTGAAGACTGCGTGGAAATCGTGCATCAACCGTTACGGTGATCACGATGAGAATTGTGaccagaaaaattttaatcattgttgttgttttcaaatgaGAATTGTTGATGGACCACAACCAAATGTTATATATacccaccatcatcaaccaatCTCCGTAGacaatttgtcatttttgtttgtgtgtggttATAAAacgaatggaaaaatgtcataaaaatatttggaCGATATGCGATTTATGTTCATTTGAAACGATCCGATTGAAGCAATCCGATTtcatcaatgtcatcatggggttataaattaatttcaaaaaaagaaaaacaaatttaataATCACGTACGTATCAAATgtataatttaaaaaaaaaattttattatttttattacaatCATTCCAGAATCCAGCAACAGGTGTTATATTGTGGAgacaaaattaataaatttcaaatttaataatttcattttcaatgattggcCGTAATAATTCACTAATCTGATGACGGGCTTTTTTATTGAACATAAGAAGATAAGCATCAGCCAAGATATCGATAATGTTATCCAAACCCTTCAAACCATGAACATAGACTTTACaatgtttcaattcatcaatttcaaattgtctAAGTTGAAATTTTCCATCCACAATGgccaattcaaatttaatatCAATATCACCGATATCGATTTCAACCTGTAAATCTGGATGTAAATGTTCaccaattttcaaatgtaaatCACTTGTAGCGATGATatctttatcattcaaaCGAAGTTTAACATCGAATgtaccattttcatttttcattacagCATCGCCATTACGATGAATGCGTCCCAAACCTTTGACTTcaacattttccatttcagcTTCAATATGTAAATGAATCAGACCAATTTTACGGTCCAAAGttacattatgatgatcaatttttaatgGATCCAAATGTTtcgttttgattattgaGCCAATAATTTGATCAACGAATTTATTGGCTTGATCAGTTTTATCATCAGCGACAGCTTGATATATAGACAGTTGaaagattgaaaatgattaaaaaatttgccCACAATGACTATTACTTACCGGCCAAAACGATGGCagagaaaatgaacaatgaagcaatgaatttcatttttttcgattttttttttggagattttttgatcaaatattAATCAGATCAATATGGattgaaatcgattgattgattcgatatttatatcatcatcatcattatctccatcatttacaaatgattgattgaatcctTTTTTACGTAATCTATAttaatgattaattaatttaattgattgattaatcaattttcaagGTTATCTATCGATACCGGATCTTTCTATATCTAAAATTGCAATTGtaaaaacatcattatcattaattaatcttaacaaaattttttttttccaaatcttTATGATCATTGTGCCTGAGCGTGTAAAGTTTGAGATCgatggatggatagattGATGTACCAAGTACATTTGTATtgtatttttccattttaatcaatttgatatGATTAGATTTGTCATAACTCTTTTGAAAATACCACACAtgagattatcatcattaaatgtaTCTATATTTGGATGagtctgaaatttttttttttttaatgattttcgaaaattattgaaatttcgatgaaaactatgaattttttgttgaaaaacaacCGTCTCCATAGaaattccaaaaaacaaaaaaaagacccaTTACAGACATTATAACCAAATAAAgtgttttcatttattatttacaaaaatataattataatcataatcataatataataatcttgaatttcaaaatcaaataataagaCGAAAAATAACGttgtaatcaaaatgaatatgttttgaatattttgtcatcaccgagattgttgtttttatttttgttttttttgttgttgtcgtcgtcgttgtgtTGTTCACCATCATCTCTGGGATCCATTggtaatgattttgatggacgaagaatatttgattttaatgttttgttcatttggccaccaaaatcatcaacagtagatagattttttgtttgtccatCACCATTGGCAATTAGTccattaattgatgatttcgatgatgatggtgatagtggttgttgttgtttttgattggccaataataaattaaatttaagttctttaaatttattgaaaaattgttcaagtTCATCACtagattttgaaatttaaaattagttttttttcaataaaagaaaaattgatcatcaacttACCTATtggcaaaaacaaattgatatAGATCggtttgatttaatttaacaaattttatcgtattcaatgttgatgttgtcaTTTTGGACCACACAATTTTACTACCACCATTATGATTAGGTAATGCCAATGGATTTTGATGAGTaaaagatgataattttggtgatgtatcatcattaactaTTAATGATCCAAGACTAAATTCTACACGATCCAATCTTTCGCATTCGATTACTTTGTATTTGTCTCTGTAAAAGGAACAAATTCAGAAATTGGTATGTCAaatgcacaaaaaaaacttactttCGTTGTTTATAATCGGCCAACATAAGAAGATCGGTCAACAGGATTAACATTGAATTACGTGTTCTTATATCCTTCAATTCATCCGTATTCAACAGACAGATGTGTTTAGCAATTTTTATCTGTGCTTGGCGATAAATTTCCCGTCCAGTGatgacaaaattatcattcagatcaaaattaaaatttcctgtcaattttttacgaaattcaatcaataattgtaatttcatcaattcattaacAGCATTATCACAACGCATCGAAAATCTGGTGGCGgattcaaaacatttttccaCATCATCTTttaatgttttcatcatttgatgatctgCAGCAACAGTGTTTGATTTGgcttcaaattttttcatacgatccaaaattgttttcaataacaATGGATATCGTGTAATACGTTGCATTGGTGttataaataatgattgcAACATTTTAACGTCTTTCGGTATCGCTATGGCCAAGTTTTTATTTGCCATCACTGAATCACGACCATTTTGTCCACGTATATATTCAATGTAgggttcaaatttttcattaaaatattGTTGAAATGTACGAAATATACGATGCATAAAAAAGTCTTCATGAAATGATCGTacaaaatcattatataataattgattaacAACATAAAGTGGTTGTAGAtttccaaataaaattttctgatCATAACTTGATAATACACTTGCAATGGCTGGTATACGTTTCGATAGATTCATCAGTTTCTCCAGTtgctatttttattttatagtGATGATAGAAACATGAGATTTTAGAACTAAAtgtaaaatttgaatcaaacaattaCATACCACTAAATAAGATTTTTCCgttacaatcaattcaaacattgattCATACATCATAATTTGTTCGGTGGTCAATGATTCCCAATCAATTTTACGTTGTCCACatgtttttatataatttaaCCAtggattgtttgattgaaatttcaatatacgattattatccatcattattaatggaGATGATTCActgtcattttcattttcattcattttaaatacTTTACGTTGAAGATATTCATCTAATGATTCACGACGtttatagaaattttttcgtcGCCATGATGATCGTAATGGTAGCCGTTTATTAAGATTTACAagcttatcatcattatcatcaacaccgtcatcatcttgatcgaTGGCTTTTAGTCGTTCATCACCACAATCAAAAT
This is a stretch of genomic DNA from Dermatophagoides farinae isolate YC_2012a chromosome 6, ASM2471394v1, whole genome shotgun sequence. It encodes these proteins:
- the Hao gene encoding hydroxyacid oxidase isoform X1, translating into MHRSGFFPNFGQTTNNMGILNLDSKSITTTQPAPVVNLDDIEKEARKRLKKSAFDYYRSGATNEYTLRENDRAFQRILIRPRVLANDVSQRSISTTVLGIPISFPVCVAPTAMQKMANEMGEIANARACQAEATIMTLSTISTTSLEDVARATPNSAKFFQLYIYKNRDLTRQLVKRAEQAGYRALVLTVDTPFMGQRYADERNQFTLPPNLRMANFPKDQEESNRIQKVSSNEPSSGLTEYTSQLFDQSLTWKDVDWLKSITRLPIITKGIMTPEDALLALEHGVDAILVSNHGGRQLDTVPATIDVLPDIINVVRGRCEVYLDGGIRRGTDIFKAIALGARAVFIGRPMVYGLAYNGVDGARRVLQILRNEFDKTMALSGCSRLEHINQSMLIRRKQLTAKL
- the Hao gene encoding hydroxyacid oxidase isoform X2, coding for MGILNLDSKSITTTQPAPVVNLDDIEKEARKRLKKSAFDYYRSGATNEYTLRENDRAFQRILIRPRVLANDVSQRSISTTVLGIPISFPVCVAPTAMQKMANEMGEIANARACQAEATIMTLSTISTTSLEDVARATPNSAKFFQLYIYKNRDLTRQLVKRAEQAGYRALVLTVDTPFMGQRYADERNQFTLPPNLRMANFPKDQEESNRIQKVSSNEPSSGLTEYTSQLFDQSLTWKDVDWLKSITRLPIITKGIMTPEDALLALEHGVDAILVSNHGGRQLDTVPATIDVLPDIINVVRGRCEVYLDGGIRRGTDIFKAIALGARAVFIGRPMVYGLAYNGVDGARRVLQILRNEFDKTMALSGCSRLEHINQSMLIRRKQLTAKL
- the LOC124493239 gene encoding uncharacterized protein LOC124493239, whose translation is MKKTSNFLFLSIKIRALSTFINIFNLYFFVFAVHRSKKMEPSILPLFEDCYVTQNNNDPNVDGDHHHHDEQQRDEKNDDEQKPTPKTLTMMDMMEETIDSISIPSTTFDDDDYDESFATEFESESESSTCNSRIGASSSDSNYDDDYADDDYDEPSSIDDYYGHEEKSSISKEFTMTSIDDDDDSMREQQSLDHDDDDVFHSPELPIRIDDDDESHENDKISPFTADLIRLRHERQKARQQQQQQNDLNEFIERLRSMDSRKKISTNTDDDGKSNDKKKKKILICRPKPSRVPEILANYF
- the LOC124493238 gene encoding mite allergen Der f 6, encoding MMVGIYNIWLWSINNSHLKTTTMIKIFLVTILIVITVTVDARFPRSLQPKWAYLDSNEFSRSKIGDSPIAGVVGGQDADLAEAPFQISLLKDYLIMKSHMCGGSLISESTVVTAAHCTYGQKASSLSVRYGTNQRTSSSYGDLKVKTIIQHESYDPDTIQNDISLLILSKPVVPSTNVQMIEIETDDIVDGDKVTIYGWGLTDGNGKDLPDKLQKGSMTIVGNDRCNEKWGSINAIHPGMICALDKTQSGCNGDSGGPLVSANRKLTGIVSWGPSKCPPGEYMSVFTRPKYYLDWITKNIV
- the LOC124493240 gene encoding mite allergen Lep d 7-like is translated as MKFIASLFIFSAIVLAAVADDKTDQANKFVDQIIGSIIKTKHLDPLKIDHHNVTLDRKIGLIHLHIEAEMENVEVKGLGRIHRNGDAVMKNENGTFDVKLRLNDKDIIATSDLHLKIGEHLHPDLQVEIDIGDIDIKFELAIVDGKFQLRQFEIDELKHCKVYVHGLKGLDNIIDILADAYLLMFNKKARHQISELLRPIIENEIIKFEIY